The genome window GAGGATCCTGGAGATCCGTGAATTGtgttcgttcattgtacatcgtgtggtcagtttttgtcagatactatttgtgtttaattttaaataaaaatttaaaataatttctgactgcatgatgtacgatgaacatataCGATTGACGGATTCTCGAATCGTCACAAAGAGGACCCAACAAGTATCTGGACTCATTATAATTCATTCCAAAACTCATCAAAGCCGCAAGTTTCACGTCATAAAAACCAAAGGTTGAGATTTACTAAAGTTGACCCATATCATATGTAGAGGAGAATAAACTTGCACTATGTTTGGATaaaggaaataaacttggaattaacaaaaatcagaatttataaattaacatgTATCAATTCTcttgtttagatttataaacatagaaatttagaattttcgcatgaaaataaaaaagcctAGAATTGGAGACTTTCGATtgtcaagtttaaattccatgtaaataaatGTGTGTCAATTCCAAATTTTTATAAgcgagagtttaaaaataacaaattttgtattcaaatttcatttttcatttaagtcaaccaaacaaaaaaattcgtaaattttaaaaaataaactttcATCATTttgattttcatcattttaaaaagagaactttaacgaaaaactccatgtactgttcattttaacgaaaaatcatattttcacacaaaaaagtcaatcatggtactattcactttaccctctattttattcttatcgttaaaattcaaagttttcaagttattttgattaattttctttttttataaactCTTTTAATACTTTAATACTttctcgaaaaaaaaaaaaaactcttttaataatcttaaatttcgTCCGACTTTCCTTCCATaaaatttgttgtttgtttacTTCATTCGATCGCAGTTTATATCTTGTGTTGTCCAGATTAACAAAGCAGGCGCTGACTCCGAAACTGGAAGAGTCTCATCATTTGGCCTCTGAACCCTAATTAGAAAAGAATTgggaatttcaattaattatctGGTACTGCACTTCATCCTCCAGATAAAACGACGAGTGCAGCGCAATGGCAGGCAGAGAAGTTCGAGAGTACACCAATCTCACCGACCCAAAAggtatttcttctttttcccgCAATTAAttgcttctttctttttgtctttcGTTGTTGTTCGGTTTTGATGAATCTTGAATTGATGAATTGATGATTGTTTGTGGCCATCATTGGCAGATAAGAAGTGGGGGAAAGGGAAGGATAAGATCGACGACGAAGACATCACATTCCAACGCATGGTCGCCAAGGTTAGGGCTTTCTTTTAcctccatttctttttcttccttttttttttcttttactattTTCACTTGGGTCCATCGTCGGTTGGATGGATTTAAAGACACTGAAACTTTCCAGTATTTCGATAATCTACATGATTACTGCAAACTCTGTTTCGTctctaattttattttcaagtatCATATTTGTATTTTCAGATTCTACTCTGCACAACTGTTAACATCAAATTTCTATTACCAGTCTCCAAAAgactatttgtgataaattTATAATGTTGATGTTTCTCAGTTATAACCATGTCAATTTGAAACGATCAGAAATAAAAGGGCATACAAGTACAGCTTAGTTATACAATTAAAATGTAAAACATTATCAGTTTTGAATTTGTTTCTCTCTGGTTTGTATGGGATAAAGGATTGCAGTGGTTAGATCTCATATATGAGAGCTATTAGCATGTTTGTGTTCTCTCATGCCTTTTATTGGTAAAGTTAACTAGAATTAGTTCAttattgatgattgatttttaTTCTGGAATTATGGGTGATTTAGGAGTATTCTACGTAAATTTATGGTACGCTGTAGTTTCTACCTCACTTGCATCTATGAATATGCACTTTCTTCAAACTTTGAGAAGAGTTTTCTGATAACATGCCCTGGCAGGGATCTTGGCTTTTTCTATTGGGTGGTTAATgcaagcagatgcaagaggttGCAGGAGAACGCGGAGGATACCTTCATGGCCGAGGCGgtactctctctcccccccctctctccccctctcatGTGCATTCAGGGCACACACAACAACTACATTAAGCATCTCTGTTTCTATGTCTCTACATGTGTGCTTGAAGCCTTGAACCCACAAGTGGATTCAGGCACACGACAGCCCATTTTGAATCTCTGTATATGTTTAGCTCTTTACTTTATTGCAATCTGTTGTAAGTTTGCATATACAGCCTTGGACAGTGATGACCTGCTATATCTCAAGGAGCAGATGGAAGCTGAGGAGGATGCAGAACGCCTCCTTCGTCGAACCGAGAAACGAGCATTTGCTGCATTTAAGATATCCTTTTATTAAATTGCTTCTAGTGTCTTCACATGCACAATTTGCACATAAGTGTTCTGGGTACAAGCATTTTACTGCACGTAGCAATGTGAATTTTATCGTTTTTGTTATACTCTATTTTCTTGCCCATGTGAGTAGTTGGTGGGCCAGACTATAATGCTATATGTTTGAGTTTTCTTCTGTCCCTAGAAAATGTTATCGTTTGGTTTCTGGCAACCCGATTCTGTTATTATTACAGATTGTGATGGTTGACTCCTAGAGGAATAGATGATTTGTTGCCTATGTAACTCCCTATTCTGTCCACATTTTCATTCCAAActccaaaaaatattttttctatattattACACTCATTTTTATCTTGTTTTTCGATTTACTGTTTACTTATCTTTATTTGTATTCTGTAGTATTTGTAAACCCCTGTTTATGTTTATGTGTTAAATTCCTAAATTTCTTACCACATTGATGCATGTTCTTCAGAAGTCGTTTCATGTTGGAGCACTTGGGTCTTGTTTGGTAGTGCTTCCACAGAATAACATATATTCATAAGTGCTTTTGTAAGACTTCAAAGCACTTGGAAGTGTTTCCTAAGTGAGTGCTTCCCTAGAATGCACTATAAAAGTTCCCTACAAAAATAGTTGTCCGAAGGACTTCTAGCCCTTCTAAAAGAACTTCCAAAGAAGGCCTTAGTTGTATGTTTATAATCACTTCAGACATAATTTATTCAAACATTTACGAGACTCTAAAATATTCTCATATCCTTGGTGCTGTCCTCCCCCTGTTTCTCTCATGTTTTACTTGACCAATGTACACAAAGCTGCAAGTCTTGCAGACTCCTCCCCGGCATCGGTTCCCTTGTCGCTCCGTGTCGAGCCCAAACAAAGAAGTGGGATCAGGTAGACATATTTCTTGaaaccaaaacataaatttaGCATCCTACCATTTCGTTCTCAAtcacatatatgtattttaTTTATGGAAATGTAGACAACAGGATTTACTGAAGAAGGTGGTTGAGATCAAACCCAAGCGGCAGAAAGTTTCAAGTTCATCTAACTGTAATCAGTCGCACGCAAATTTGAGTGGTAGTTCTTCAATAATTCTTAAGCCTGAAAATGAGTCGGGGAAGGACAAAGTGGATGCCCTGTCATCATCAAACATAACAGAAGGCGAGCCTAGGGTGGAAACTA of Malus sylvestris chromosome 6, drMalSylv7.2, whole genome shotgun sequence contains these proteins:
- the LOC126625855 gene encoding uncharacterized protein LOC126625855, with translation MAGREVREYTNLTDPKDKKWGKGKDKIDDEDITFQRMVAKMQEVAGERGGYLHGRGALDSDDLLYLKEQMEAEEDAERLLRRTEKRAFAAFKKAASLADSSPASVPLSLRVEPKQRSGIRQQDLLKKVVEIKPKRQKVSSSSNCNQSHANLSGSSSIILKPENESGKDKVDALSSSNITEGEPRVETRAKSLLGLAYESSDNEED